The proteins below are encoded in one region of Paeniglutamicibacter cryotolerans:
- a CDS encoding DUF4307 domain-containing protein — MFSPDPTPMTNGEAPVSSVANRYGTPKRKLSRQTKKVMVIAALALALVVVLWMSTANAKKVSFTDVSFEIPSSTSAVVVVEVTKDAEADVQCAVRVLNEAKAIVGFKTLTLGPSQGTGKVTIHSTVDLRTESLGTTGGIESCKVIH, encoded by the coding sequence ATGTTTTCCCCAGATCCGACGCCCATGACCAACGGAGAAGCGCCTGTGTCCAGCGTAGCCAATCGATACGGCACACCCAAGCGCAAGCTTTCCCGCCAGACGAAAAAAGTCATGGTCATCGCCGCACTGGCCCTGGCCTTGGTCGTCGTCTTGTGGATGTCCACGGCCAATGCAAAGAAGGTCTCCTTCACCGACGTCTCTTTTGAAATCCCGTCCAGCACCTCGGCCGTCGTCGTCGTCGAAGTGACCAAGGACGCCGAGGCCGACGTGCAGTGCGCCGTCCGGGTACTCAACGAGGCCAAGGCCATCGTGGGGTTCAAGACACTGACGTTGGGCCCCTCGCAGGGAACTGGAAAAGTGACCATCCACAGCACGGTGGACCTGCGCACCGAATCGCTGGGCACGACCGGCGGCATCGAGTCCTGCAAAGTCATCCACTAG
- the mca gene encoding mycothiol conjugate amidase Mca translates to MRLLAVHAHPDDESSKGAAMMAAYSAAGAQVIVATCTGGELGDILNAAVGELAHAHRDLAGVRRGEMAEAADILGVEHRWLGFVDSGLPEGDPLPALDPLCFALQPLESATAPLVKLIREFRPQVLISYDENGGYPHPDHIMSHKITVEAYKAAADPARYPELGEPWSVSKLYYDRAFNPERFRTLHYGMVESGIESPYAERVAEWEAKPDAEFFGWVSPHETTTQVACFEYFEHRDRALLAHRTQIDPTGFFFAVPSDVYARYWPWEDYSLIDSKVPTSLPEDDLFAGLR, encoded by the coding sequence ATGCGCCTGCTGGCCGTCCACGCCCACCCCGACGACGAGTCGAGTAAAGGTGCGGCCATGATGGCCGCCTACTCGGCCGCAGGTGCGCAGGTGATCGTTGCCACATGCACGGGTGGTGAATTGGGTGACATTCTCAACGCCGCCGTCGGCGAACTGGCCCACGCCCATCGGGACCTGGCCGGGGTCCGCCGGGGTGAAATGGCGGAAGCCGCCGATATCCTCGGCGTGGAACACCGCTGGCTGGGCTTCGTCGACTCGGGCCTGCCTGAAGGGGACCCGCTGCCCGCCTTGGATCCGCTCTGCTTTGCCCTGCAGCCACTGGAATCGGCGACGGCACCGCTGGTGAAGCTCATCCGTGAATTCCGCCCGCAGGTGCTGATCTCCTACGACGAGAACGGCGGCTATCCGCACCCGGACCACATCATGTCGCACAAGATCACGGTGGAGGCCTACAAGGCAGCGGCCGACCCGGCCCGCTACCCGGAGCTCGGCGAGCCCTGGAGCGTGTCCAAGCTCTACTACGATCGCGCGTTCAACCCCGAGCGCTTCCGCACGCTGCACTACGGCATGGTCGAGTCGGGCATCGAGTCGCCCTACGCGGAGCGCGTCGCGGAGTGGGAGGCGAAGCCCGACGCCGAGTTCTTCGGCTGGGTCAGCCCGCACGAGACCACCACCCAGGTCGCCTGCTTCGAGTACTTCGAGCACCGCGACCGGGCGCTGCTGGCCCACCGCACGCAGATCGATCCGACCGGCTTCTTCTTCGCTGTTCCCTCGGATGTCTACGCCCGTTACTGGCCGTGGGAGGACTACAGCCTGATCGACTCGAAGGTGCCCACCTCGCTGCCAGAAGACGACCTGTTCGCCGGGCTAAGATAG
- a CDS encoding thioredoxin domain-containing protein: MASRIAAEASAYLRQHADQPVDWWPYGSAAFASARERDVPVFLSIGYAACHWCHVMAGESFADASTAAYLNEHFVAIKVDREERPDVDNTYMAATQTLTGAGGWPMSVFAFPDGRAFHAGTYFPPVPRSGTPSFMQVLAAVREAWEIRRPELEVQADTLAAHLGSVADGQRAMLSAVLAAPGGSEPRHEALDAALDKLLEIEDPTGGFSPAPKFPPNPALDFLLQFAAGPSPRAPEALSLAGRTLEKMALGALHDLPGGGFSRYCVDGQWRVPHFEKMLYDNAQLLGLYSRFAALTPDPGQRELATRAATGIVTWLCRDMVLPGGAFASSLDADVIEADGSHAEGSCYLFSDEQLAELVPKQWAVLAPLLDGRTLESEIPDQDTAHTLAFAVLPVPSQWLAWDAAVPALLAARSARPQPSRDEKVVAAWNGLAIQGLALAAVLLGDAAALDLAQAAAARLWEGHWDASRSGAPLLRVSYPGSAASGVPGLLEDYAAVALGFQALAVASGEERWQKRAALLLDAALELFILDGLPVESASGDAMLLAARSGRSSIEALDDALPSAVALLCSALLDRAGTLAAAGTGGEDPHGSVERGRVSALLGFVPRLAGRVPHAMGASLAVLARLGAGTGTELVLTGGTTEQRAGARALGMLAGVAQPVGAQQRPAAPDGGLAAYVCRGGVCLAPVSGLAALRGVLLPYLPGA, from the coding sequence ATGGCATCGCGCATCGCCGCTGAGGCCTCGGCCTACCTGCGCCAACATGCCGATCAGCCGGTCGATTGGTGGCCCTATGGGTCTGCGGCCTTCGCCAGTGCCCGTGAACGCGATGTGCCGGTGTTTCTCTCGATCGGCTATGCCGCCTGCCATTGGTGTCACGTGATGGCGGGGGAGTCCTTCGCCGATGCCTCCACTGCGGCCTACCTGAACGAACACTTCGTGGCCATCAAGGTGGACCGGGAGGAACGCCCCGACGTCGATAACACCTACATGGCCGCCACACAGACCCTGACCGGGGCCGGAGGCTGGCCCATGAGCGTCTTCGCCTTCCCCGACGGCCGCGCCTTCCACGCCGGAACCTACTTCCCGCCCGTGCCCCGAAGCGGTACACCCTCGTTCATGCAGGTGCTGGCCGCCGTGCGGGAGGCCTGGGAAATCAGGCGCCCCGAACTGGAGGTCCAGGCCGACACCCTGGCAGCCCACCTCGGGTCGGTCGCAGACGGCCAGCGCGCCATGCTCTCCGCCGTGCTTGCGGCGCCCGGGGGCTCCGAACCGCGGCACGAGGCGTTGGATGCAGCGCTGGATAAGCTGCTTGAAATCGAGGATCCCACCGGTGGGTTCTCCCCGGCCCCGAAGTTCCCGCCGAATCCGGCGCTGGACTTCCTGCTCCAATTCGCCGCGGGCCCCTCTCCCCGGGCCCCCGAAGCACTGTCCCTGGCCGGACGCACCCTCGAAAAGATGGCGCTGGGCGCGCTGCACGATCTGCCCGGTGGCGGGTTTTCCCGCTATTGCGTTGACGGGCAGTGGCGGGTGCCGCACTTCGAGAAGATGCTCTACGATAATGCCCAGCTGCTCGGGCTGTACTCCCGCTTCGCCGCCCTCACGCCGGATCCCGGGCAGCGCGAGCTGGCCACCCGGGCCGCCACGGGGATCGTGACCTGGCTGTGCCGGGACATGGTGCTACCGGGCGGCGCCTTCGCCTCCTCGCTCGACGCCGATGTCATCGAGGCCGACGGCAGCCATGCCGAAGGCTCCTGCTATCTGTTCAGTGACGAGCAGCTGGCGGAGCTGGTGCCCAAGCAGTGGGCCGTGCTCGCGCCGCTACTCGATGGCCGCACGCTGGAATCGGAGATCCCGGATCAGGACACCGCACATACCCTGGCTTTTGCCGTGCTGCCGGTCCCGTCCCAGTGGCTGGCCTGGGACGCCGCGGTCCCCGCGCTGTTGGCCGCGCGGTCGGCCCGCCCGCAGCCCTCGCGCGATGAGAAGGTCGTGGCAGCCTGGAACGGATTGGCCATCCAGGGTCTGGCCCTGGCCGCCGTGCTACTGGGGGACGCTGCGGCCCTGGACCTGGCGCAAGCCGCCGCCGCCCGTCTCTGGGAGGGGCATTGGGACGCCTCTCGCTCAGGGGCCCCGCTGCTGCGCGTGAGCTACCCGGGATCGGCCGCATCGGGCGTTCCGGGGTTACTGGAGGACTACGCGGCGGTGGCGTTGGGATTCCAGGCGCTTGCTGTCGCCAGCGGGGAAGAGCGGTGGCAGAAGCGGGCGGCGCTGCTGCTCGATGCCGCTCTGGAACTCTTCATTCTCGATGGCCTGCCGGTCGAATCGGCCTCAGGTGACGCGATGCTGCTGGCCGCCCGCTCCGGACGGTCATCTATCGAGGCGCTGGACGATGCGCTTCCCAGTGCGGTGGCGCTACTTTGCTCGGCCCTGCTGGATCGGGCTGGGACGCTGGCCGCCGCCGGAACCGGTGGGGAGGATCCGCATGGTTCGGTTGAACGGGGGCGGGTGTCCGCACTGCTGGGTTTCGTTCCCCGGCTTGCAGGAAGGGTCCCGCACGCGATGGGTGCGTCCTTGGCGGTGCTCGCCCGGCTGGGAGCCGGAACCGGAACCGAACTGGTGCTTACCGGTGGCACAACCGAACAGCGCGCCGGCGCACGGGCGCTGGGCATGCTTGCAGGCGTCGCGCAGCCGGTGGGAGCGCAGCAGCGGCCCGCCGCGCCCGATGGTGGACTGGCTGCATACGTCTGCCGGGGTGGGGTGTGTCTGGCACCGGTGTCCGGTTTGGCTGCGCTGCGCGGCGTCCTGCTGCCGTATCTACCGGGAGCCTAG
- the trhA gene encoding PAQR family membrane homeostasis protein TrhA encodes MSSPAAPVSEIKPRLRGWIHAATAPFALAAGIVLVVLAPTPALKAASALYAFTGLLLFSVSATYHLGNWSPGVKRTLKRLDHTNIMLVIAGSYTPLAWALLPPEKATILLTAIWLGALLGVGFRVLWTDAPRWLYVPVYILLGLAALLFIADFYTASPAAAILICAGGAFYIAGAVFYALKRPNPFPEWFGFHELFHAFTVAGFACHFIAIMIAVLGSR; translated from the coding sequence ATGTCCTCCCCCGCCGCCCCCGTGTCCGAAATCAAACCCCGCCTTCGCGGATGGATCCATGCCGCCACCGCCCCGTTCGCCCTCGCCGCGGGCATCGTGCTGGTCGTCCTGGCTCCGACACCGGCGCTGAAGGCGGCATCTGCCCTCTATGCCTTCACCGGCCTGCTGCTGTTTTCCGTCAGCGCGACCTACCATCTGGGAAACTGGTCCCCCGGGGTGAAGCGGACGCTCAAGCGCCTGGACCACACCAACATCATGCTGGTCATCGCCGGTTCCTACACCCCGCTGGCCTGGGCACTGCTGCCCCCGGAAAAAGCAACCATCCTGCTGACCGCGATCTGGCTCGGGGCCCTGCTCGGGGTCGGCTTCAGGGTCTTGTGGACCGATGCCCCGCGCTGGCTCTACGTTCCGGTATACATCCTGCTGGGGCTCGCGGCGCTGCTGTTCATCGCAGACTTCTACACCGCCAGCCCCGCGGCTGCAATCCTGATCTGCGCCGGAGGGGCCTTCTACATCGCCGGCGCGGTCTTCTACGCGCTGAAGCGGCCGAACCCGTTCCCCGAGTGGTTCGGCTTCCACGAACTGTTCCATGCCTTCACCGTGGCCGGCTTCGCCTGCCACTTCATCGCGATCATGATCGCCGTTCTAGGCTCCCGGTAG
- a CDS encoding isoprenyl transferase, with protein MELPGFAYLLYERRVARSLSPEKLPTHIGVLVDGNRRWARLAGAPTSEGHQAGADKILEFLGWCQELGINMVTLYMLSTDNMNRSSQELDDLMGIIANTLDRLGEARTVRVHPVGAPELLPDYLSDKLLELAKSTAGATGIHVNMAVGYGGRREIVDAVKELLRDGEANGLTPGEIAETLDVDKLATYLYTRGMPDPDLVIRTSGEQRLSGFLTWQSAYSEFYFCEALWPDFRKVDFLRALRDFADRKRRFGS; from the coding sequence GTGGAACTTCCGGGATTTGCATACCTGCTCTATGAGCGTCGCGTCGCACGTTCACTGTCCCCGGAAAAGCTCCCCACGCACATCGGCGTGCTCGTTGACGGGAACCGCCGCTGGGCACGGCTGGCCGGCGCGCCCACGTCCGAGGGCCACCAGGCAGGAGCCGACAAGATCCTCGAATTCCTCGGCTGGTGCCAGGAGCTGGGCATCAACATGGTGACCCTCTACATGCTCTCCACGGACAACATGAATCGATCCAGCCAGGAACTCGACGACCTGATGGGGATCATCGCCAACACCCTGGACCGCCTCGGGGAAGCCCGTACCGTCAGGGTGCACCCGGTGGGTGCGCCCGAGCTGCTTCCGGACTACCTCTCAGACAAGCTCCTCGAGCTGGCCAAATCCACGGCGGGTGCCACCGGGATCCATGTGAACATGGCCGTCGGCTACGGCGGGCGCCGGGAGATCGTCGACGCCGTCAAGGAACTTCTGCGCGACGGCGAGGCGAACGGCCTGACCCCCGGAGAGATCGCAGAAACGCTCGACGTGGACAAGCTGGCCACCTACCTCTACACCCGCGGCATGCCGGACCCGGATCTGGTCATCCGCACCTCCGGCGAACAGCGGCTTTCCGGGTTCCTCACCTGGCAAAGCGCCTACAGCGAGTTCTACTTCTGCGAGGCGCTCTGGCCGGACTTCCGGAAGGTCGATTTCCTGCGTGCACTGCGTGATTTTGCCGACCGGAAAAGACGCTTCGGCTCCTAG
- a CDS encoding PhoH family protein yields the protein MAGTPVAGTRNPRRTFVLDTSVLIADPQALLHFDEHEVVLPLVVIMELEKKRHDPELGFFARQALRLLDDLGTSHDGLGGLIPLGDKGGTLRIELNHVGLEVLPVGFRNGDNDSRILAVAKSLSNEGLTVTLVSKDLPMRVKASAMGLHAEEYRNELVRSSGWTGVAEADISEEAMATLFKGESISIPEMAPQPANTGLVIHSPRGSALGRVDANQLVHVVRGDREAFGLHGRSAEQRLAIDLLLDRSVGIVSLGGRAGTGKSALALCAGLEAVLERNEHRKIMVFRPLYAVGGQELGYLPGAENEKMNPWAQAVFDTLGSVVSQNVMEEVMSRGILEVLPLTHIRGRSLHDAFVIVDEAQSLEKNVLLTVLSRIGQNSKVVLTHDVAQRDNLRVGRYDGIAAVVEILKGHPLFGHVTLTRSERSAIAALVTELLEDGAR from the coding sequence ATGGCAGGCACACCAGTGGCGGGCACCAGAAACCCCCGCCGGACCTTTGTCCTTGATACCTCGGTCCTGATCGCCGACCCGCAGGCACTGCTCCACTTCGACGAACACGAAGTGGTCCTGCCCCTGGTGGTGATCATGGAACTGGAAAAGAAGCGCCACGACCCAGAACTGGGGTTCTTCGCCCGTCAGGCCCTGCGCCTGCTCGATGACTTGGGTACCAGTCATGACGGGCTCGGCGGGCTGATCCCGCTCGGTGACAAGGGCGGCACGCTTCGCATCGAACTGAACCACGTGGGTCTGGAGGTGCTGCCCGTCGGGTTCCGCAATGGCGATAACGACTCGCGGATCCTCGCCGTCGCCAAGTCCCTGAGCAACGAGGGACTGACCGTCACCCTGGTATCCAAGGACCTGCCGATGCGCGTCAAGGCTTCTGCCATGGGCCTGCATGCCGAGGAATACCGGAACGAGCTGGTCCGTTCCTCGGGCTGGACCGGTGTCGCCGAGGCGGACATCTCCGAGGAGGCGATGGCCACCCTGTTCAAGGGCGAATCGATCAGCATCCCGGAGATGGCGCCCCAACCGGCCAACACCGGACTGGTCATCCATTCACCGCGTGGCTCGGCGCTGGGCCGGGTGGATGCGAACCAGCTGGTGCACGTAGTGCGCGGTGACCGGGAAGCCTTCGGGCTGCACGGCCGCTCGGCTGAACAGCGTCTGGCCATCGACCTGCTGCTGGACCGTAGCGTCGGCATCGTGTCGCTGGGTGGGCGGGCCGGCACTGGAAAGTCGGCCCTGGCCCTGTGTGCCGGGCTCGAAGCGGTGCTGGAGCGCAACGAGCACCGCAAGATCATGGTCTTCCGCCCGCTTTATGCGGTCGGAGGTCAGGAACTGGGCTATCTTCCGGGTGCCGAGAACGAGAAGATGAACCCATGGGCCCAAGCCGTTTTCGACACGCTGGGCTCGGTGGTCAGCCAAAACGTGATGGAGGAGGTCATGTCCCGCGGCATTCTCGAGGTGCTGCCGCTGACCCATATCCGAGGCCGCTCGCTGCATGATGCGTTCGTGATCGTCGACGAGGCGCAGTCGCTGGAGAAGAACGTGCTGCTGACGGTGCTCAGCCGGATCGGGCAGAACTCCAAGGTGGTGCTTACCCACGACGTGGCCCAACGCGACAATCTGCGCGTGGGCCGGTATGACGGGATAGCGGCCGTGGTGGAGATCCTCAAGGGCCACCCGCTTTTCGGGCACGTCACGCTGACCCGCTCCGAACGCTCGGCGATCGCCGCGCTGGTCACCGAGCTGCTGGAGGACGGGGCCCGCTGA